A genome region from Streptomyces sp. S4.7 includes the following:
- a CDS encoding ATP/GTP-binding protein, which translates to MSSDDPIALKIVVGGGFGVGKTTMIGAVSEIKPLSTEETLTSASSGTGTDRLEGIENKATTTVALDFGRITLQKQNMVLLLFGTPGQQRFWFTWDDLSLGAIGAVVLADTRRLLDCFAAVEYFESRDVPFVVAVNEFDAEDAYRYSSEEVREALELKADVPVLLCDARDPASAKHVLVSLVSYAHSVSLRRARERAVHTPPPASPLQHSSDLGATS; encoded by the coding sequence ATGTCGTCTGACGATCCCATCGCCCTGAAGATCGTGGTCGGTGGCGGCTTCGGCGTGGGCAAGACCACCATGATCGGCGCGGTCAGCGAGATCAAGCCGCTCTCGACCGAGGAGACCCTGACCTCGGCGAGCAGCGGGACGGGCACCGACCGGCTGGAGGGCATCGAGAACAAGGCCACCACCACGGTGGCCCTGGACTTCGGCCGGATCACCCTCCAGAAGCAGAACATGGTGCTGCTTCTGTTCGGCACTCCGGGACAGCAGCGCTTCTGGTTCACCTGGGACGATCTGTCGCTGGGTGCGATCGGGGCCGTCGTCCTGGCCGACACCCGCCGACTGCTGGACTGCTTCGCCGCCGTCGAGTACTTCGAGAGCCGTGACGTGCCCTTCGTCGTCGCCGTCAACGAGTTCGACGCGGAGGACGCCTACCGCTACAGCTCCGAAGAGGTCCGCGAGGCGCTCGAACTCAAGGCGGACGTACCGGTGTTGCTCTGCGACGCGCGCGACCCCGCGTCGGCGAAGCACGTACTGGTCTCCCTCGTCAGTTACGCGCACTCGGTCTCGCTCCGCCGCGCGCGGGAGCGGGCCGTCCACACCCCGCCCCCCGCATCACCCCTTCAGCACTCCAGCGATCTGGGAGCCACCTCATGA
- a CDS encoding sensor histidine kinase, with amino-acid sequence MPELSPNVAPADRRSGRRRGRSARKSQNSGTAQAPATATANRNLATEKGLRSRIRFLALMPVATVVVLGAGAWSTWHFAQNAVATWSVVAAAAVLGLVATAAATRKAAAVSAAVHEQRVTNAASARQWVERFEAVTCEGQKNIARLLEQISRGERPQLLEPAPHAVAQGNPFSDLEQTLRLAQHQALAAVAEAGARQQVDVFVNIAQRLHALVNRALARLDDLESEVEDPDLLGGLFGVDHLVTQFRRQVESLAVMGGAVPRRINKPVPLPTVLRQGVAEIEQYARVRVIQPPEGTLPGYAAAEVIHLLAELVENAARFSAPETQVTLRAERVPAGLAIEIDDRGLPMAPEKLERMNRLLTRPDQFDIREQLEDGRIGLFVVAQIARRHDIDVALRRNIYGGTQAIVVLPSALLDAAPTPPTQRQAPNPEQEQRRQQEQRAEHAQRTGPSSEPASGAAWSAAPQAPQPSPQQAPRHTSPPAPHQVPGQVPGQVPNQVPHIPNQVPHHQPYQVPQSTSDHRSPLPAEAGALAARGGRGGRGTHGETPSVRRIGSPNAHAAATATASAGSNGAGEAPAPLPQRQPTAYGASNGQTGGGHNGSHNGGHQNPGYPGGGRHSATAHPDSGQSSAGRSTTGSADVTPPEVPRSTQASPPSDATNSPGRRPTLPRRSETYRGPEFPRLADADREVVAPNPDLMARFASGIRLASSEDGPQGPPDQTS; translated from the coding sequence ATGCCTGAACTCTCCCCGAACGTCGCCCCCGCCGACCGTCGTAGCGGTCGGCGGCGCGGACGTTCCGCTCGGAAGTCCCAGAACTCCGGGACCGCGCAGGCCCCCGCCACGGCCACGGCCAACCGGAATCTGGCCACCGAGAAGGGTCTGCGCTCACGGATCCGTTTTCTCGCCCTGATGCCGGTGGCCACGGTCGTGGTGCTGGGCGCGGGCGCGTGGTCCACGTGGCACTTCGCCCAGAACGCCGTGGCGACCTGGTCCGTCGTGGCCGCCGCCGCCGTCCTCGGCCTGGTGGCGACGGCCGCCGCCACCCGTAAGGCCGCCGCCGTCTCCGCCGCCGTGCACGAGCAGCGGGTCACGAACGCCGCCTCCGCCCGCCAGTGGGTCGAGCGGTTCGAGGCCGTGACCTGCGAGGGGCAGAAGAACATCGCCCGGCTGCTGGAACAGATCAGCCGCGGCGAGCGTCCCCAGCTCCTGGAGCCGGCGCCCCACGCCGTCGCCCAGGGCAATCCGTTCTCGGATCTCGAACAGACCCTGCGCCTCGCGCAGCACCAGGCACTGGCCGCGGTCGCAGAGGCGGGCGCGCGCCAGCAGGTGGACGTGTTCGTCAACATCGCGCAGCGCCTGCACGCGCTGGTCAACCGCGCGCTGGCCCGGCTGGACGATCTGGAGAGCGAGGTCGAGGACCCCGACCTGCTCGGCGGTCTCTTCGGCGTCGACCACCTCGTCACCCAGTTCCGCCGCCAGGTGGAGAGCCTGGCCGTGATGGGCGGCGCGGTCCCCCGCCGCATCAACAAGCCCGTCCCGCTGCCGACCGTGCTGCGCCAGGGTGTCGCCGAGATCGAGCAGTACGCCCGCGTACGTGTCATCCAGCCGCCCGAGGGCACTCTGCCCGGCTACGCCGCGGCCGAGGTCATCCACCTGCTGGCCGAACTCGTCGAGAACGCGGCCCGGTTCTCCGCCCCGGAGACCCAGGTGACGCTGCGCGCCGAGCGTGTCCCGGCCGGTCTCGCGATCGAGATCGACGACCGCGGGCTGCCGATGGCGCCCGAGAAGCTGGAGCGGATGAACCGGCTGCTCACCAGGCCGGACCAGTTCGACATCCGCGAGCAGCTGGAGGACGGCAGGATCGGCCTGTTCGTGGTCGCGCAGATCGCGCGCAGGCACGACATCGACGTCGCACTGCGGCGCAACATCTACGGCGGTACCCAGGCCATCGTCGTACTGCCGAGCGCGCTGCTCGACGCCGCCCCGACGCCGCCCACCCAGCGGCAGGCACCCAACCCGGAGCAGGAGCAGCGCCGGCAGCAGGAGCAGCGGGCGGAGCACGCGCAGCGTACGGGCCCGTCGAGCGAGCCGGCGTCGGGCGCGGCGTGGTCGGCCGCCCCGCAGGCCCCCCAGCCGTCCCCGCAGCAGGCGCCCCGGCACACGTCCCCGCCGGCGCCGCACCAGGTCCCGGGTCAGGTTCCGGGTCAGGTTCCGAACCAGGTGCCGCACATACCGAACCAGGTGCCGCACCACCAGCCGTACCAGGTCCCCCAGTCCACGTCCGACCACCGCAGCCCCCTGCCCGCCGAGGCCGGCGCCCTCGCCGCCCGCGGCGGTCGCGGCGGTCGCGGTACGCACGGCGAGACGCCGTCCGTACGCCGCATCGGCTCACCGAACGCCCACGCGGCAGCCACGGCGACGGCCTCGGCCGGATCCAACGGCGCAGGCGAGGCCCCGGCCCCGCTCCCCCAGCGGCAGCCCACGGCGTACGGCGCGAGCAACGGCCAGACCGGCGGCGGCCACAACGGCAGCCACAACGGCGGCCACCAGAACCCCGGTTACCCCGGCGGCGGCCGGCACTCCGCCACCGCCCACCCCGACTCCGGCCAATCCAGTGCCGGCCGCTCCACCACCGGCTCTGCCGACGTCACACCCCCCGAGGTCCCCCGATCCACCCAGGCCTCACCCCCGAGCGACGCCACCAACTCCCCCGGTCGCCGGCCCACTCTCCCCCGGCGGAGCGAGACGTACCGCGGACCGGAGTTCCCGCGGCTCGCCGACGCCGACCGGGAGGTCGTCGCCCCGAATCCGGATCTGATGGCTCGTTTCGCCTCAGGCATCAGGCTCGCCAGCTCGGAAGACGGCCCGCAGGGGCCCCCCGACCAGACGAGCTGA
- a CDS encoding DUF742 domain-containing protein, with protein sequence MAALDGTPWVDDDEHEIRPYALTGGRTRPTNEMSLSSLLKARATAPEGYLSPEAAHCLALCRGEARSVAEVAATLAQPVQVAKILLSDLLDEGALIMAMPTRTADPKDPNLLEAVLEGLRTYVV encoded by the coding sequence ATGGCGGCCTTAGACGGTACCCCCTGGGTGGACGACGACGAGCACGAGATCCGTCCGTACGCCCTGACGGGTGGGCGAACGCGGCCCACGAACGAGATGAGTCTGTCGTCGCTCCTCAAGGCACGCGCCACGGCACCGGAGGGCTATCTCAGCCCGGAGGCGGCGCACTGTCTGGCGCTCTGCCGCGGCGAGGCACGGTCGGTGGCCGAGGTCGCCGCCACCCTGGCCCAGCCGGTCCAGGTGGCGAAGATCCTGCTCTCCGACCTGCTGGACGAGGGTGCGTTGATCATGGCGATGCCCACGAGAACGGCCGACCCGAAAGATCCGAATCTGCTGGAGGCAGTGCTTGAGGGGCTACGAACCTATGTCGTCTGA
- a CDS encoding roadblock/LC7 domain-containing protein has product MADFIRRVPGTEGAVLASSDGVRKHSYGLGIDSADKLSAISTALCSLAGGVRDIKGPADGRVRQVVVEHDNGLLFVSMAGPGAVLGVLASDSADLGAVGFEMGQLVKSVPEHLSTPPRLRQSSVDDRVH; this is encoded by the coding sequence ATGGCTGATTTCATCAGGCGCGTCCCCGGTACGGAAGGCGCTGTCCTGGCATCCAGTGACGGAGTGCGCAAGCATTCCTACGGTCTGGGCATCGACTCGGCGGACAAGCTGAGCGCGATCAGCACCGCGTTGTGCTCACTGGCCGGCGGCGTCCGTGACATCAAGGGTCCCGCCGACGGCAGGGTCAGGCAGGTGGTGGTCGAGCACGACAACGGACTGCTCTTCGTTTCGATGGCCGGCCCCGGGGCCGTGCTGGGTGTGCTGGCTTCCGACAGCGCCGATCTCGGCGCCGTCGGTTTCGAGATGGGGCAGCTGGTCAAGAGCGTGCCCGAGCACCTGAGTACACCGCCGCGGCTGCGTCAGTCCTCCGTCGACGACCGGGTGCACTGA